The Dyella sp. 2HG41-7 sequence GTCGGCGAGTGCGTGGTGATGAAGGTCTGGGATGAGAGGGCCTGCACACGCAGAACCAGTTGCTGCTGGGTTGCCGGCGGCAGGTGCAGTTCCGGTTCTTCCAGTGCCATCGTGAAGCCGTCCCTAGCTTCGGCGCGAAGGCGACCCAGTTCGAGCAAAAGAAAAAGGCCTTGAAGTGAGATGAGCCCGTTGCCTTGCCGTGCGGCAGGGACACTGGCTGCATCTCCCACCGCATAGTGCGGCGAGACCGCATCCAACACCGAGCGACTGTCGGTGCTGGTCACCCGGAGCGTGAGCCGAGGTGACATGGCGATGCATCGCGCGACCTCGTTGTTGACGCTGTTGATCAGAGGAGCGATCTGGGGGTCTTCCTCGATGGCTCTTTCTGGCGTCCGAAGTTGATTGCGTTGGGCGAGGATCGCATCGGCTGGCTGCGCTGCGGCTGCTTGAAGGGTGCGCCGGAACAGTTCGCTACCCCAGGACAGAACTCGGTCCCAGGTGCGGCTGGCCCGCACCAGGAAAAAGCCGAATTGCTGCACGAGTTTTGGCGGAACGCCAATCGGGGAGTCATCATCGAACGGGTCCATGACGCCATCGTGGTCATGGAAGTAGCGAACCACTTCAACCGTCAGCGATGGGCGGTCGAAGTAGGCCTGCACACCGATCTGACAACACAGTTTCCAGTTGGCATCCGTCCGGGCAGGATGGACCGCGCCCTCCGCATCGTCCCACCACTTTGGGACAGCGCGCCCATCTCGGAACCAATCCGGGTGGTCACTGGGGTCATCGCCCTCGAAGCCGGTGATCGTGGCGACGAGTTGGATCCGATCGGCGGGCTGTGGATCGGAACCAAAGAAGTCGTGTTCGGTGAGGTCCCGGATCAATCGATCACGGCCCAAAAGGAGGGTCAGGGCCTCAATGACGGTGGTTTTGCCGGTGTTGTTGGCCCCCACCAGGACCACATGAGGCTTGAATCGAAGGTATCCCTCGCGGATGCCCCGATAGTTCCTGATCGAAAGATCGGCCACTCTCATGATCACCCTGTCCCTGAAAGCCTGTCCCCGCCTCGAACTATATCGAAA is a genomic window containing:
- a CDS encoding AAA family ATPase produces the protein MRVADLSIRNYRGIREGYLRFKPHVVLVGANNTGKTTVIEALTLLLGRDRLIRDLTEHDFFGSDPQPADRIQLVATITGFEGDDPSDHPDWFRDGRAVPKWWDDAEGAVHPARTDANWKLCCQIGVQAYFDRPSLTVEVVRYFHDHDGVMDPFDDDSPIGVPPKLVQQFGFFLVRASRTWDRVLSWGSELFRRTLQAAAAQPADAILAQRNQLRTPERAIEEDPQIAPLINSVNNEVARCIAMSPRLTLRVTSTDSRSVLDAVSPHYAVGDAASVPAARQGNGLISLQGLFLLLELGRLRAEARDGFTMALEEPELHLPPATQQQLVLRVQALSSQTFITTHSPTIAAMADPTSVLMLRNVQGRLSAEPFLAKKLGPDAANWQRRFYQHNRTEVIDALMHATVLVPEGRSDHLLLKTVLRPLMLHQGWGGEHAHAFGLEVGVVPTEDAKVVETTCDLSRIHPRVCCLVDGDDEGQRYVRNLAALAQPPAVVIRWPDGQMIEDAVGWILEADVASLAGLTNDVPELDGANLAGVIAHMKIKNKKCDLVLYEAVAEAICESAACRARASELFQAIAKACAGTATPRFVQRDQAWVFQP